In Miscanthus floridulus cultivar M001 chromosome 8, ASM1932011v1, whole genome shotgun sequence, the sequence AAGGCAATGACTAAATTCAATACTTATAGCAAAATGATTAAGTCTCTGAACAAATTTTGTACTTGCAATCTTGAAAGTTTGAGAAGATGTATACCTAATATGAAATCTGAATATTGTTGAATGAAAACATCTTTGCAAATGAATACCCATAGTCACTGATCCTTGTACCTGCTAATAGAAATTTGCTTCAGAGACTAATAGATTGAACTTAGGAATAATTGGATTCATCAATTTATATCATGATGATATGGCTATTTTATCAAACACATGACATACAAACTCAAGCTTTCCTGGAGTACGGGAGGGCAAAGACaaattggaaccacttgatatTATGATTACCTCACCTGCAGACTTCATCACAGCCGCAGTACAAGCACGGAGATTTGCTATCTTCTATTCTTATCCAAGATGTACGGGCATATTGAGCATGTATGGAGGCAGAGTCCATGGAGATGGGGGCAGAGAAAGCACACACTTACGGCCTCGTCTCTGACGTCGTTGTCGGTGGGCCCTTTGCTAACGCCGGCGGTTCAGTGAGGCCGCGTCCATGCCGGTGGCACGCAGTCGCGGTGACGTGCGTCTCGTCGGGGAGCTACATCTGTGTCATGGCACGCCGCCTCACCGCTGGGCCGACGAGGAGCAGCAAGCCCCTGCGCTCAAATCTACGTGCCTCCGTAGGACCAACGGTGGAGGGCTACAACTACAACAccattgcatctgcaggaagatTTGGAGCGGGTGGAGGCTGCGTTGAGCAGGGGATGGGAGGAGGGTGGAGCGGATGACGGCCGAGCGCGGTGGACGGAGGGAGGCGCCGGTGTGGCAAGAGGACACCGGTGGTCAGCAGAGAAGGTGGAGAAGGGACCTTGTAGGCATTTTATCGAGCATGCGTTGAGCGCCATCGCTAGCAGCTGCTGGGGTGTTTTCTATCGCTCTGTGTGGCGTAGGAGCGAGCACAGGGGCGTGAGGATGGTGCAGCGCCGTCATTGCTGGCATTTTTTTTCTGGCGCCAGCGATGCTTGCCTTCTTCCTCATGACGACGACGTCAGGGCATCTTTACCTGCCTGCGTCCATCAGAAGAGGAGCCAGGCAGGGAGAGGAGAGCTCGACTGCTCGAGCACCTGGAGCCAGTCAGGGTCTCCACCGCACTTGCCAGCGAATTGCTTCTGCCCGTCGCTCCTGGGGCCGCAAGAACTACTGGCGCGGTCTCGGCACGTGCCCGacgaggcggccatggccatcACACGCGTTCGCTGAACACGGCTGAGGTATGAGGTaaatggaagaaggagaagataGAGCCATGGTCTCATACTCTCATGGAGAGAGGAGCGGGCAGGGAAAGCTTGAGGATGGTGCCGGCGGCGGCCGCAAGCCAACGCCACGAGCTTTCGCGAAGAGTCATGAGAGCAGTATGGTCGAGGACCCGAGAGCAACGACTCGATCGAAGGCAGCACAAGGGATCCAACGGCTGAGCTTCGTCAGTGACGTGGCCCAATGATAAGCCAGAGCTTGAACTCTGGATTCGAAAGTTAAAGATAAAGATACTAAAAGGCCCAACTAGGATAACTACCCAGAGAAAGTCGCCCAAACGTTAAAGCAAGCCCATTCGCAGACAACGGCTGAAGCCCACGAGCCCGCTCGCGTTAACCCTTTCGGCGGCGTTTCGACGCGCCATCCCGGCCGCGTCCGCCGCCGTGCGTCATCGCCGAGCATGCCGCGGTGGTCGTCCCCGAAGGACCCCGCCCTGGAGGCGGCGCTCCGCCGTAACCGCCGCTGGGTCGTCAACAACCAAATCAAGCGCCTCCTCCTCCGCTTCCCGTCCCGCACGGCGTCCGTGCGCTTCCTCCAATCCCGCTTCAAGACGCTCGATCTCATGGGCCGCGCCGCCAACTGGCTCGGCAAGTACCCTTCCTGCTTCGAGGTCTTCTCCGCCGACACCGGTGGCGGTGAGCAGGAGCCCCACTTCGGCTTCACTAAGCGGATGGCGGCGCTCGTCCACGCGGAGGAAGCTGCCGTCGCGGCCTCcgagccggccatggcggaccgcctCGCGCGCGTGCTCATGCTCGCCCGCGGCCGCCGCCTACAGGTTTCCAAACTCGCCGCGCTGCGGGGCCCTCTCGGCCTCCCCGACGACTacctcctccgcctccgcctcctccccGCCAACACCGATCTCTTCCGCCTCACAAACCCCTACCCACACCGCCGCAACGCCGCTGAACTAGAGCTCGTCAGATGGGCGCCCTCGCTCGCCGTCTCCGCCGTCGAGGCCGCCGCGGCCGTGAGCGACTCGCCCCCACGGTTCACCTGCTCGCTACCGGCCTCATGGATCAAGTCGCACGCCAAGATGGAGGATTTCAACTCCTCCACGCCTTACATCTCGCCCTACTCGGTGGAGTGGGCTTTGCCAGGCACAGACGCCGAAGCCGAGAAGCGAGCGGTGGCCGTGGTGCACGAGCTCCTCTCTCTCACCCTGTGGAGAAAGATGTCAATTTTGAAGCTGGAGCATTTTAGGAGGGAGTTTGGGCTGCCGGAGGGCACAGTGAGGATGCTGCTCCGGCACCCCTGCCTCTTTTACATGTCGAATAGGTACAAGATACATACAGTCGTGCTCCGTGAGGGCTACGAGGGGTCAGAGCTGAAGGAGAAGGATCCGGTGGTGTTGGCAAAGGATCGGCTCGGGGAGCTCATGCAGGAGGGGCTGCATGAGTATAACCAACGGCGGCAAGCGGTGAATTttgagaagaagaggaggagagggGAGGTTGAGATAAAGAAAGAGAAAGGGGTGGAGGATGAGGAAGCGGCGCGCTTGGATAGTGCAGAGAAAagggaggagaggaggcggttTTATAAGGTGTTGTTCGGTGATGGCAATCAGTAGTGTTGATATTCAGAGGCAGGTGAACATCATCAGTGCATAGCTTACTGATTGGGGTTTGAGCATTTTGCCATTATGTGATTTATGAAAACATTTGCCCGTGGTTGTGGTCTTATGGATGCAATAAGGTTGGCAAACTATTGCAGCTGAAAATGGTACCAATGTGTGTTGCTGTCTTGTCACAGGGAATGGAATTTGTTAACTGTTAACTAGAATATATGACTGAAGAGAGGATCCCCACAGGCACCAGATGCTTTGATCTGTCCTTGACGATTGCAACAATGTAACCATTTTGGACCAAGGCAATAATATAAGTATTGTTGCAGAGGCAGCAGAATATATTGTGGCAAGGGATGTGGTTTGTGCTGTTGGCATGGGATGTTGCTGCTATTGCGGCCATCTGTTGCTGTGTTGACAAGTGTGCCATTTGCCTGAGTGGAGATAGAAAAAGGTGGAAAACATACATGGATTTTGATGGTAGGGCTGAGTGCAGTGGGTATGTCTTGTCCAGGGGTATAAGGTGTGCTGCTCATGTTGTGCGACGCCGACGGTACAAGGTCTGCAGGGGCACCTGGTTTTCTTGTTGCTCTTGTGTCACATCGGCCTTCCCGCTTGGTAGTGGGGAAAACAAAACCGGAGAGTTTCTGATCTGGTGTTAGGGCACAGTGATTTGGCGTGAGGCCATCGAGGGATCCTTGGAGGTGCCCGGTGTCCTCCCTGTTAGTGCCCTAGGCATCAGCAAGCAACTCCCGTGAGATCTCTCTATTCTCCTTTCTTTATACTTCCATTTCTCGGTTTGAATGTGAAATATCAAGTGGGTAGTGTAGCTAAACTATTTAGGGCCTGTTTCGAACAAAGGAATAGAAAACACAGGAATAGCAGAAAAATGGAGGAATAGGAAGGAATTGGGATGCAAAACAGAGGAttgaaaaacacatgaattttaTATGAATAGGTGTTTGGAATGCAGGAATATGACTAGTATAGGAATTTTAGAGTTAGCTGCAAACTCAATTGTTTAGTCGGTGCAATCCGTGTTTCTGACACCAGCCACCAGCTCATAAGCACTCATCAGCGGCAGTAGACGTAAAGGAAAAGAAAACATGGGATCGGAGAGGATTCTTTTTTTCCTGTGAAATCGGCATCTGGCTACAGGAATCCAAAGGAAAGGAAATCTCGATTCCTCTATTCCAAACGCGTGCTTCAACTTCCTTTCCTCCGTTTCTTGGTTCCTGCGATTTTCCTTTGGATTTCCtccaatccaaacaggcccttaggatCCGAATCTGACGTGTTCCTTGTTgttagggataaggagaagaagatCCCGTGGTCCACCAGTATTTTGAAAGGACAAAGCAAACAGGGTGTTGATTTTGGAGTAGATAGAGGAAAAAGTACCCTAGCTGATAAATTAGCACTTCTAGTTTCATCCATTAGTTTGGTAATTGATGAATTTCTTGGCCTGTGCAGCAGATATTTAAGTTATGCTTTGCTAAAATAAGATCTACAGATATCATAAAATTTAGTATTTTTTATTGGTGGCGATGCTTGTTATTTCCTGTTCATTTTGTTTTCACCATGAACTTCAGGTTTGCTTCTATCAGAAATATCTTACGCACATGACTTGTCATCCTATGTGCTTTGTTAGGGTTATATGcactgttcgcctacacggccgtgtagcccgtgtacacgccgtgtacacgctacacggtggtgcgccgtttccgtccgtttccgtttaatcgtccgtttaccccgtttaattgaccgtttagcccgaataatagctaaacggtaggtgaccgactgtttaccgtttagcgtttaggaaaacattggttaTATGAAAGCATCATGTCAAGTTACCTTTTTTGTTTGTGAGTGATGTCAAATACTTAAAATAAGTAGAAAGCATGGTTTTCAGTCAAGTCTTCTGATACTTGATATAATTTATTTGGCTACTGAATGCCATGCAACttcgcctatgttgtctcaacatagcaggtcccaagccctggtaaaggaggagggttgtgataggcgtggcgagccaacgttaaatctagccaatccaacgttaaatctagccaatctaatggagatgaaacccgaaagatttttattgacttgaagaagccttatgataaaataccaagggatGTTATGTGGTTGGCTttgaacaaacataaagtcccaacgaaatacgtcgggctcattaaggacatgtacaacaatgttgtgactagagttcgaacaagtgatggagacacggatgacttcccaattagactacatcaagggttagctttgggcccttatttgtttgccttagtgatggatgaggtcacaagggacatacaaggggacatcccttggtatatgcttttcgcggacgatgtagtgctagttgatgaaagccggacatgagtgagtcagaaactggagttatggtgggagactttggagtccaaaggttttagacttagtagaactaaaattgagtatatgagatgtgacttcggcactactactcgggatgaggaagatattagtttggaaggtcaagtagtgcctagcaaggatacctttcgatatttaggatcaatactacagagagacggggatattgatgaagatgttagccatagaatcaaagcagggtggatgaagtggcggcaagcatctggtgtcctatgtgacaaaagggtaccacagaagctaaaatgcaagttttataggacgacgattagacctgctatgttgtatggtgcagaatgttgccctacgaaaagacgacatgttcaacagataagtgtcgcagaaatgcgtatgttgcgttggatttgcggtcatacaagaagggatcgagttcggaacgatgatatacgtgatagattaggggtagcaccaattgaagaaaagcttgtccaacaccggttgagatggtttggacatgttcaacagagaccttcagaggcaccggtgcgtagtagaatcctaagccaggatagtaacgtgaagagaggcagaggaagaccgaagttgacttgggtagaggcaataaaaagagacttgaaaggatggaatatacccaaagacttagccttagataggagtgcttagaaGACAGCTatccacgtgcctgaaccttgattgcttctgctgggtttcaactctagcctacccaacttgtttgggacttaaaggctttgttgttgttgttgctgctgctattGAATGCCATGCAGGTGAACAATTGAAACGAAGTACCACCCAGCTAATTTTTTCATCTGGACAACAAATCTTGGTCAAGAGTTTTCTCTTGGTTAGTTGGTTCCTTCTCTGATCTTGACCGGTTGGTTGCTCTCTTTATGGTCGTCGGTAAGAGTGACGTCCAAACTGAACCTGTGTTCTCATGCATCCTTTATTTCATTTTCCATCTAACATTATAATTTTCTGGGTCCAATCATAAATCCTCAATACTAAATCATGGTAATTGTCTGAAATAATTATGCAGGAATCCTCCTTGCTTACTCTCCAATGTTGGGCTGCAGAGAAAACATATTTTATACTTGGCCATGGTGCAAATGTAGAATATAGGAGGCATATGAAAAGGCTTCGGAGTCAAATTCTGATCCACACCCTGAATATTTGGATTTTTGGATAAATGAAAGTGAGGGGCTGAGGTGCGTGGCTAGTTATCTGAGGAAAAGCTATGCATAGAGATCAGAAACTCTTCCTCACAGTGGCACATTGAGCAGTACATAGAAGATACTGAGGCGTGTGCTTCCAGTGCTGACTTTGAAAGTTCAAGCTATCTCTTTGGCTGTAAACctttaaatgtttttttttcttcaaatttTTAGTACATCTTTGCCACCGAGCATTTCTTGTCTCCAGTGATCAATTCATCATCATGAACTCTGAAtaaaggacgtacccagtgcagagagctcctcctctgtgcggggtttggggaagggtgttagtggcaagccttatcctcgtctgtgcaatgcgaggagaccgtgacttgaacccgggaccttccggtcacaggcggtaagactctaccgtttGCACCAGACCCGCCCTTCGAACTCTGAATAaagtatgaattaattattttgtACCAATGAAACCTTATATGTTTATGGACTTCAATGAAAAAAAGGCCTACATCCTATAGGAGTCGTGTGTGTTTCTATCTATGGATGGTGATAGCCAAGAACATAGAGCGGCTCTTTGGTGCTCTTTCTGCACATATATGGCTTGGGAATAATTCTGAATTCAGGAAGCGGAATTACTGCTCCATCCTTGGTTCAAAAGGATGGTAGGTTATGTCATAAAGGACTAAATTGGCACTGGAGTGTAGGTAGCCTTGCTTCTTCTGTGCTGTGCTACTGAAAAACTATAGCATGGCATGCTAAGGTCCCTATCAAAGTAACTTCAGCTATTATAATTTGCTGACCCTCTTTTAGAGAAAACATGTCGTGCAATCTCTACACAAGTATGCTACTATACATTATTCAATTTAAAATCATGTATTATATGTCCCTTATAATTAATTTTCATTCTGacagaatctacaaatgatgaatCCAACTATGATTTTTTAGTATGAGATCCTGTCCCATGGATCTTATGGCCAGTGGGGATTCATTATTGAGACATGTAGATCAGAAGCTTTGGAAGATCGGATGAGGTTGATGGTATGTAGGATCGCACAGATCAAGTTGTGAAGGCCAGCATCCAACCCTCTTCTGAGTGACACCGATGGAAACTGCTACAGAAAACAATGTAACTCAGCCACAGAACCGATGTATTTAGCGCAGAGGATCATCAAAGTGACGTTCCAGAGGCTAACCGCCTTTTTGAGGACGAGCATTATGGTCTAGATGACATGGCGAAGTTGATATCGGAGGCTGGCAACATGTGATCCAACTTGCTCATGCCTGGTTGCCAAAGGAGGAAGATGGCTTCGAAGCTAGCCATGAAAATGGTATCCATGTTTCgtgacgatgatgaagacgcattTGAGGATGTCTAAGGCAATTCATATAATTCCACCTTAAAGATAGGGTCACAGATGATGGGGAGATCTGTATAGGCCGATGAGCTCCTCACTACCTAGGGCCTTTCTCATGATAATGTCTTTTTTTTTCTGTGAAAATTCTGCGCCACCTGGTCGTTCCATATACAATTTTCTAAGCTTCTCAGTAATGTGGAAGGATATTAATTGAGGAAAGgaggggtgggtgggtgggggggggggggggggggggggggggggggggggggcggttgTCAGTACTCAGTAATGTGCAGTACTATTCAATTCAGAATCTGTGCAAAAGATAGCGAAAAACCAAACAAGAAGCTTATCCTGAACCTAATTGGTTTGTCGCGGCATCGCCTCCGCCCAGCTGCCATTTGCCCGCTCCAACTCCTGGATGACATTCAACAGCTCAAGAAAATCCCAGCGCTGCTCTCCAGCCACAAATCGCTTGCACGTGGGGCCCAATAGCGCGGTGTCCATATCTGCAACTGCAACCTCTGCACACAATGAGGTCGAGCAAGGCGACCACGGCGGCGAGAGAGACACGCGATTTTTACTCGTCGCGGTAACCGAATCTTGTGAACACAAGAGCTCCATGTGGCCACCGGCCACGGTTCGGCAATGGTAGTTTCGTCACACTGCCTCTGCTCCACCGCTCGCCGATGGTGCTAGCATGGTGGGAGGTCTAGTTCTGTCCCAGGCGCAGACGCACCAGGTCGCCACGCCAAGAACCGCCGCACCGGCGCCGGCGCAGGCGTTGGAGAAGAGGCCGAGGGACCAGGCGCAGCCATGTGGCACGGCGGCGGCCGTCTCGGTGCGGAGCTTGGACGAGGTCAGGAAGGCGCACGCGCGGAACATCAAGCTGGGCCTCGACCGCTGCCCGCGGCACGCGCGGCCGCTGCTCGCGGCGTGCGCGCTCTCGGGCTGGCCGGGCGGCATGGAGCTCGCGGCGTCCATCTTCGAGTCGCTCGTCGAGCCGGAGGCCTTCGATTACAACACCCTGATGCGCGGCCACGTCGGTGGCGGCCGCGGCGATCGTGAGCCGGCTGCCGCGCTGCGCCTGTACGTTGACATGCTGGAGGCGGGCGTCGGGCCTGACAGCTACACGTTCCCGTTCGTACTCAAGTCGTGCGCGCAGCTCGCGGCCTTGCAAGAAGGGAGGCAGGTGACAGCTTCAGCTCGCACTCGACCAAGCAGTGTGCTCTTCTGCAATCGTTGACACGCTAGCCGATGGGGTGTGACATTTCTTGTTTACATTGGCAGTTGCAGGCGCACATCGTGAAGCTTGGGTTCCAGCACGACGAGCACGTGCAAAACAGCTTGATCAGCTTCTACGGCAAGTGCGGCGAGCCGGCGATGGCTCGTCTGGCGTTTGACCGGGTGGAGGCCGAGGAGCGGACGACGACTTCCTGGAGCGCACTCCTCGCGGCGTACACGAAGGCCGGGCTGTGGCGCGAATGCCTCGAGTTGTTCGGCGCCATGGTGCTCGATGGGTGGAGGCCCGACGAGAGCTCCATGGTCAGCGTGCTCTCGGCGTGTGCGCACCTGGGTTCCTTCGACGTCGGGCGGAGCGTCCACTGCGCGCTGCTGAGGAACACCGCGAGGATGAACACCATCATGCAGACGTCCCTGGTTGACATGTACGCCAAGTGCGGCAGCATCGAGAAGGCCACAACGGTGTTCGACGCGATGGACGGCAAGAACGCGTGGACGTACAGCGCCATGCTATCCGGCTTGGCGCTGCACGGGGACGGGCGGAAGGCGCTGCAGGTGTTCGACGCGATGGTCAGGGAAGACCACGCGCCCGACGCGGCGTCGTACGTCGGCGTGCTGAACGCCTGCAGCCGCGACGGTCTGCTCGAGGACGGGCTGCGGTGCTTCGACCGCATGCGGCTGGAGCACAAGGTCGCGCCCAACGCGCAGCACTACGGCTGCATGGTGGACCTGATGGCCCGCGCCGGAAGGCTGGACGACGCGCGCGCGCTCATCGGGAGCATGCCCACGGGGCCGACGGACACGGCCTGGCGAAGCCTGCTGAACGCGTGCCGGATCCACGGGGATCTGGATCTCGCCGAGCGCGCACTTGAGGAGCTGAGGCGCCTCGGCGCCGCCAACGCCGGCGACTACGTCATCGTCGCGGACATGCACACCAGGGCCAAGAACTGGGCCGCTGCCGCCGCGTTCCGGACAGAGGCGGTGGACTGGGGCCTAGCGCAATCCCCCGGGTTCAGCGCCGTGGAGGTACGCGGCGTGCTGCACCGGTTCGTGTCGCAGGACATGTCGCACCCGCGGACGCGCGACATCTACGAGATGCTCCACCAGATGGAGTGGCAGCTGCGGTTCGATGGCTACAAACCTGACACGTCGGAGGTGGCGCTGGACGTGGGCGAAGAGGAGAAGCGGCGCGTGGTCGCCGCGCACAGCCAGAAGCTGGCCATGGCGTTCGGCCTGCTCAGCACGCCGGAGGGGGCGCCGGTGAGGGTCGTGACCAACCTCCGGATGAGCAAGGAATGCCACGCGTACAGCGCGCTGATCTCGGAGATCTTCAGGCGAGAGATCGTCATCAGGGACCGGAACCGGCTCCACCGGTTCAGGCGCGGCACCTGCACTTGCAGACACTACTGGTAACGGTTCCGTTGGTGTCAACTGTGGATCAATGGTGTAAATATCAACAGCGATTTCTTTCTTTGTTTCTGCAATTCAGTGTATGTATGATTCCTTTGCTGTGAATGGAATACATGGTACACGTCTTCGACAAAAATGTTTGAACATTTGCTGTCACTTCAAAGGCTGAGGTTGCTATgtttgatgccatttgggttAGTAGAGATATGGAAGTTACTAGCAGtatatttcaggtgcctgaattttcaggtgcctgaattttcAGGTGACAATTTTAATTAGATAACCAACTAGTACAGGTAAAATGATAACTCACAAAAGACAACTTAAATTTTTTCCTATAGTCAAACAATGATAAATTACATGTTGTCTAAGCAATAATGAAAAATCAGGTACTTCAAATATAGGAGAAGTgaagagggatagcaagcaattAGCAGCGCCATGAGGCTCAGAAGGTAAAATGCTAACGGATGTAGCTAGTTTCTGTGCTGATGATCCGAATCATTTCAAACTGCGAATTTCTGTTGGCCAACCGAAAACTGGAACCACAAAAACCTGCTGCTAAGGACCAGCATTTTCAAGGCTTTGTTGGCAAAGAGGACACCTCAAATAACTGCATTGCATTATATATGAGGGAAAAAAAAACAGGTCCATTACGTTTGCCTACGACACTAGTTCTAAACCCCCCAACTTTGCCTTGCACTTTTATGCGGTGTTTGGTGCCTGAAAATGACAATATTCCATGTAGGGCCTTAATGTAGTAGTAACACGTTTGCCTACGACACTAGTAACACTTTTACACACTTCATACCGTCTATTTTTTGCTATGAAATAATCAATATTTGACAGTGCTGATTTTATTACTGTATATCATCGGTGTCCAAGAAGCTTAGTTAGCGCGTATGTATGTACAGTAGATGTGCCTTCTTTTTTTGGGACACTGTATTACCAGTTTACCACCAGAGTTTTTTTTCCCATCCAGTAGACGTGGTTCCAAAGTCCTCCTTCTATTTTCGATGTATTGAGCTAAACGGGAAACAGCCTGACACAGCAACTTCGTTCAGTAATCCAGCCGGaaacattttttcttttttgaaaaaaaaataacagCCGGAAACATTGACCGGTGAGCTGAAACAGCTTCAGCCCTTGGGTACTACTCTGCGTAGCAGACCATGGGCTAGCAAAACAGCTTGAGCCTTCATGGCTAGCAAAGCGACTGAACAAAGCTGAGGTGACGGCTGCAGATGTTGCAGATCAGATCCCGATCGAGAtcgaaggccccgttcgctggacTCAGCTAAAAACACGGTTCCGGCTGGAAAAAAAAGCTGAACAAACCGGATCATAAAGTAAACTGAACGGGACGAAGCTCGCAGCTATCTATACGTCTGGTTGGAATGGACAATGCCTCGTATGAATGCGCATCATGCATTAACATCCCGCTTGATACGATCATAAACCGTTCCCAAGTCGATCTTGCCCGTTCCCAAGTCGTATTGCAGTATGGCgttcatcttttttttcttggaaCGTTTGTACAGTATGCTGCTCAACTTGGGCACGGGCCAGGCCCGGGCATGGCATGTTCACCTCGCGGTAGGGGACCCTCTTTTCTAACTCTTTTTTTTTAAACACCGGGGGAGCTGAGTGGCTCCACCTGAATATATTCTCCATAGATTCTGGTAAGCCGGTAATGAAGGGTGCATATCAATTATTATACGGGTGACTCTTAAAAGATCCAACAGGATACAAAGAGGGGGAGATAACAATGACATCAACagtaacacaacacaacacaacaacaataacaacatgATTTAGCTAACAGCTCAACTTACAAATCGAAGCGAATGCAAACACTACTTCCTAACATGTGCCACCATCAGTGACAGACTCCGAAGAACTCTAAACCACATGCAGTTGTAAGGCATTAAGTGGGATTCGACAAGCGACAACCAGGAGGCAGTAAGGCATTGAGTTGAAGCCAACAGACGACAACCGTGAGATGCATCGCCTATGAGCGCATCTGGGCTCCAACCGCAACGTC encodes:
- the LOC136474614 gene encoding pentatricopeptide repeat-containing protein At1g31920-like codes for the protein MVGGLVLSQAQTHQVATPRTAAPAPAQALEKRPRDQAQPCGTAAAVSVRSLDEVRKAHARNIKLGLDRCPRHARPLLAACALSGWPGGMELAASIFESLVEPEAFDYNTLMRGHVGGGRGDREPAAALRLYVDMLEAGVGPDSYTFPFVLKSCAQLAALQEGRQLQAHIVKLGFQHDEHVQNSLISFYGKCGEPAMARLAFDRVEAEERTTTSWSALLAAYTKAGLWRECLELFGAMVLDGWRPDESSMVSVLSACAHLGSFDVGRSVHCALLRNTARMNTIMQTSLVDMYAKCGSIEKATTVFDAMDGKNAWTYSAMLSGLALHGDGRKALQVFDAMVREDHAPDAASYVGVLNACSRDGLLEDGLRCFDRMRLEHKVAPNAQHYGCMVDLMARAGRLDDARALIGSMPTGPTDTAWRSLLNACRIHGDLDLAERALEELRRLGAANAGDYVIVADMHTRAKNWAAAAAFRTEAVDWGLAQSPGFSAVEVRGVLHRFVSQDMSHPRTRDIYEMLHQMEWQLRFDGYKPDTSEVALDVGEEEKRRVVAAHSQKLAMAFGLLSTPEGAPVRVVTNLRMSKECHAYSALISEIFRREIVIRDRNRLHRFRRGTCTCRHYW
- the LOC136477931 gene encoding protein WHAT'S THIS FACTOR 1 homolog, chloroplastic-like, which gives rise to MPRWSSPKDPALEAALRRNRRWVVNNQIKRLLLRFPSRTASVRFLQSRFKTLDLMGRAANWLGKYPSCFEVFSADTGGGEQEPHFGFTKRMAALVHAEEAAVAASEPAMADRLARVLMLARGRRLQVSKLAALRGPLGLPDDYLLRLRLLPANTDLFRLTNPYPHRRNAAELELVRWAPSLAVSAVEAAAAVSDSPPRFTCSLPASWIKSHAKMEDFNSSTPYISPYSVEWALPGTDAEAEKRAVAVVHELLSLTLWRKMSILKLEHFRREFGLPEGTVRMLLRHPCLFYMSNRYKIHTVVLREGYEGSELKEKDPVVLAKDRLGELMQEGLHEYNQRRQAVNFEKKRRRGEVEIKKEKGVEDEEAARLDSAEKREERRRFYKVLFGDGNQ